In a single window of the Streptacidiphilus sp. P02-A3a genome:
- a CDS encoding LysR family transcriptional regulator produces MVHIERIDLNLLAPLAALLEERHVSHAAEVAGMSQPAMSRALQRLRDTLGDELLVRAPGGYRLTPRAERVQRQLRAVLPRLESLFAPEEFDPAEAAEAFRIAGTDYARVFAPAVFQRVFQKSPRSTVHFRTWHNTIYEDLDRGVVELVFYARSGPVTALRTEHLFDDRFVCVLSADHPLAERPEIDLEEYLSAAHVIVGTTDERQTAIEGRLEGLGARRRAGLTVPYHSLAAHSVLGTRLILTLPARLLAQQRPDAGIRILPAPEEIRPLHYQMAWHPRLDGDLGQRWLRDTVRAVTAELPDPPPSHRVDPGRPADPTTLPR; encoded by the coding sequence GTGGTGCATATTGAACGGATCGACCTCAACCTGCTTGCTCCGCTGGCCGCACTGCTGGAGGAACGGCACGTCTCGCACGCGGCGGAAGTCGCCGGGATGAGCCAGCCGGCGATGAGCCGGGCACTCCAGCGGCTGCGCGACACGCTCGGCGACGAACTGCTGGTGCGCGCGCCGGGCGGATACCGGCTCACCCCGCGGGCCGAGCGCGTCCAGCGCCAACTGCGAGCGGTCCTACCGCGACTGGAGAGCCTGTTCGCCCCCGAGGAGTTCGACCCCGCCGAGGCCGCCGAGGCCTTCCGGATCGCCGGGACCGACTACGCCCGGGTGTTCGCCCCCGCGGTGTTCCAGCGCGTCTTCCAGAAGTCGCCGCGCTCCACGGTGCACTTCCGCACGTGGCACAACACCATCTACGAGGACCTCGACCGAGGCGTCGTCGAACTGGTGTTCTATGCCAGGTCGGGGCCGGTCACCGCGCTGCGCACGGAGCACCTGTTCGACGACCGGTTTGTCTGCGTCCTGTCCGCGGACCACCCGCTGGCCGAGCGCCCGGAGATCGACCTGGAGGAGTATCTGAGCGCCGCGCACGTGATCGTGGGCACCACCGACGAGCGCCAGACCGCGATCGAGGGGCGCCTGGAGGGCCTCGGGGCACGCCGCCGGGCCGGGCTGACCGTGCCCTACCACTCCCTGGCCGCTCACTCCGTCCTGGGCACCCGGCTGATCCTCACCCTGCCCGCGAGGCTGCTCGCGCAGCAACGCCCGGACGCCGGGATCCGGATCCTGCCCGCTCCCGAGGAGATCCGCCCCCTGCACTACCAGATGGCCTGGCACCCGCGCCTCGACGGCGACCTGGGGCAGCGCTGGCTCCGAGACACCGTCCGCGCCGTCACCGCCGAACTGCCCGACCCGCCCCCGTCCCACCGAGTCGACCCCGGACGTCCAGCTGATCCAACTACACTGCCTCGCTGA
- a CDS encoding alpha/beta hydrolase fold domain-containing protein: MTRSQLDSVSELLQNSPLDLGGDVEKMRRVFDEMLGSAPLPDDVRTRTTELGGVPAVEVRAGAAVAASGTVLYFHGGAYAIGSAASSVGLVSEIARRTAATALTVDYRLAPEHPFPAAVGDALAAYRALLDRGVPAGSVAVTGESAGGGLALALLLAIRDAGLPQPSSATVMSPWTDLTLSGATMTTRADADPAVTRQALETRAADYLAGADPRTALASPLHADLRGLPPLLIQVGGREILLDDALRLAARAARADVPVSLRTFPGAPHVFQGFAAFADEAAQALDEVAAFITSHAQPEG; encoded by the coding sequence ATGACCCGCAGCCAACTGGACTCCGTCTCCGAGCTGTTGCAGAACTCTCCGCTGGACCTGGGCGGCGACGTCGAGAAGATGCGCCGCGTGTTCGACGAAATGCTCGGCTCCGCGCCGCTGCCCGACGACGTCCGCACCCGGACCACCGAGCTGGGCGGGGTGCCCGCCGTCGAGGTGCGCGCCGGGGCCGCCGTGGCCGCGTCCGGCACCGTGCTGTACTTCCACGGCGGCGCCTACGCGATCGGCTCCGCAGCCTCCAGTGTCGGCCTGGTCTCCGAGATAGCCCGGCGCACCGCGGCCACCGCCCTGACCGTCGACTACCGGCTCGCCCCCGAGCATCCCTTCCCGGCCGCCGTGGGTGATGCCCTGGCCGCCTACCGGGCACTGCTCGACCGGGGCGTGCCGGCCGGGTCGGTCGCGGTCACCGGCGAGTCGGCCGGTGGCGGCCTCGCCCTCGCGCTGCTGCTGGCGATCCGGGACGCGGGGCTGCCGCAACCGTCGTCCGCGACCGTCATGTCCCCGTGGACGGACCTCACCCTGTCCGGCGCCACCATGACGACCCGGGCCGACGCGGATCCGGCGGTCACCCGCCAGGCTCTGGAGACCCGGGCCGCCGACTACCTCGCCGGGGCCGATCCGCGTACCGCGCTGGCCAGCCCTCTCCACGCCGATCTGCGCGGACTGCCGCCGCTGCTGATCCAGGTCGGCGGCCGGGAGATCCTGCTCGACGACGCGCTGCGGCTGGCCGCGCGGGCCGCACGCGCCGACGTACCGGTCTCGCTGCGGACCTTCCCGGGGGCGCCGCACGTCTTCCAGGGTTTCGCCGCGTTCGCCGACGAGGCCGCGCAGGCCCTCGACGAGGTCGCCGCCTTCATCACCAGCCACGCCCAGCCGGAAGGTTGA
- a CDS encoding chitinase, whose translation MAPTHAPHRLSRVTLAMGATASLLLAGVAFVTQAQAASTNLLTNGSFSSGNLTGWTCDPGTASVVTNPVYSGDSYALAGAATGSDDAQCTQTVPVQPNASYTLTGEFEGDYVYLGVSGGTDSWTPSASSWTPLSTTFTTTASQTSVTVYIHGWYGEGTYHADNLALTGPAGAGGGPTSSPSPTAGAPTSPPPTTAPPTPTPTPTPTPTSTPTSTPTSTPTSTPTSGGGGAGLPAHSLIGYLHSSFSNGSGNVDIENTPPAWNVIALAFADSNGAGDITFTPCPASECPGAETQAQLIAGIRTVQAQGRKVLISIGGANGQVTLNSPSDATEFVNTVSSIVDTYGLNGVDLDFENQSLVLNDGDNDFTHPTTPAVVNLISAVQQLKAKYGPSFIVAMAPQTFFVQTGYEYYGGNSTGASDRRAGAWLPVIYGLRNQLNLLDVQEYNSGPVMALDNQYYNTGGEDFLTAMTDMLLHGFTVAGTGETFPALSPSQVTIGLPATEEAGNGAVTSAALDSALDCLTKGANCGAYKPLGTYPGLGGLMAWSINWDVFGGNQFAGTFSSYFG comes from the coding sequence ATGGCACCAACGCACGCTCCGCACAGACTCAGCCGGGTCACCCTGGCCATGGGGGCCACCGCCTCCCTGCTCCTCGCAGGCGTGGCGTTCGTCACCCAGGCGCAGGCGGCGAGCACCAATCTGCTGACGAACGGCAGCTTCAGCTCGGGCAACCTGACTGGCTGGACCTGCGACCCGGGCACCGCCTCGGTCGTGACCAACCCGGTCTACAGCGGCGACAGTTACGCTCTGGCCGGTGCCGCGACCGGCTCGGACGATGCCCAGTGCACCCAGACTGTCCCGGTCCAGCCGAACGCCTCCTACACGCTGACCGGTGAGTTCGAGGGCGACTACGTCTACCTCGGCGTCAGCGGAGGGACCGACAGCTGGACTCCGTCGGCGTCCTCCTGGACCCCGTTGTCGACCACCTTCACCACGACTGCGTCCCAGACCTCGGTGACGGTGTACATCCACGGCTGGTACGGCGAAGGCACCTACCATGCCGACAACCTCGCACTGACCGGCCCGGCCGGTGCCGGTGGCGGCCCCACCTCCTCGCCGTCACCCACCGCCGGCGCGCCCACCAGCCCTCCGCCGACCACCGCGCCCCCCACGCCCACTCCCACGCCTACTCCCACCCCCACCAGCACCCCCACCAGCACCCCCACCAGCACCCCCACCAGCACCCCCACCAGCGGCGGCGGAGGCGCGGGCCTTCCCGCGCACTCGCTCATCGGGTACTTGCACAGCAGCTTCTCCAACGGCTCCGGCAACGTCGACATCGAGAACACCCCGCCCGCCTGGAACGTGATCGCGCTGGCCTTCGCCGACTCCAACGGCGCGGGCGACATCACCTTCACCCCCTGCCCGGCGAGCGAGTGCCCGGGGGCCGAGACCCAGGCACAGCTGATCGCGGGCATCAGGACGGTCCAGGCGCAGGGACGCAAGGTGCTGATCTCGATCGGCGGAGCGAACGGCCAGGTCACGCTGAACAGCCCCTCCGACGCCACCGAGTTCGTGAACACGGTCAGCTCCATCGTGGACACCTACGGCCTCAACGGCGTCGATCTGGACTTCGAGAACCAGTCGCTGGTGCTCAACGACGGTGACAACGACTTCACCCACCCGACCACACCCGCCGTGGTGAACCTGATCTCGGCCGTGCAGCAGCTGAAGGCCAAGTACGGGCCGAGCTTCATCGTGGCGATGGCCCCGCAGACGTTCTTCGTGCAGACCGGCTACGAGTACTACGGCGGCAACAGCACCGGGGCCTCCGACCGCCGTGCGGGCGCCTGGCTGCCGGTCATCTACGGCCTGCGCAACCAGCTGAACCTGCTCGACGTGCAGGAGTACAACTCCGGGCCGGTCATGGCCCTGGACAACCAGTACTACAACACCGGCGGCGAGGACTTCCTGACCGCGATGACGGACATGCTGCTGCACGGCTTCACCGTCGCCGGAACGGGCGAGACCTTCCCCGCTCTGAGCCCGAGCCAGGTCACCATCGGCCTGCCCGCCACCGAGGAGGCGGGCAACGGCGCGGTCACGTCCGCGGCCCTCGACTCGGCCCTCGACTGCCTGACCAAGGGCGCCAACTGCGGTGCCTACAAGCCCCTCGGCACCTACCCGGGGCTCGGCGGACTGATGGCCTGGTCGATCAACTGGGACGTGTTCGGCGGCAACCAGTTCGCCGGTACCTTCAGCAGCTACTTCGGCTGA
- a CDS encoding chitinase, whose protein sequence is MHLARLGASVCALALATAGAVVALAPTSSAATGSSVYSVAPYVDMSNSQEGLLDTAITGHGLKAYTAAFVLGEGCNQIWGDTLPIGADSFTDPLIAKAKAEGASVIVSSGGSAGEPLAWTCTTQSSIDAGYQAIINDYGVTQLDFDVEGAAIADTASVARQMQAMKDLKATNPNLRFSMTLPVLASGLTSDGVNILVAAKNAGIKIDVVNIMTMDYYSGTGTEMGQGSVAAAEATLAQMQSVDPSYTYANLGITPMIGKNDDGSTFTLADAQTVEQFAVQHGVGRLAFWSIDRDQPCSGTANSLPTCSEISQNNLAFTDAFVPYEGSTGGGTTGGGTPTPTPTPTSTPTPTPTPTAPASPTPTPTPTPTPTPTATPTSGSGGGCAAAWSSTGTYTAGNKVSYNGSNWTASQWNYDEAPGGSSGAWTNDGAC, encoded by the coding sequence ATGCACTTGGCAAGACTTGGCGCTTCCGTCTGCGCGCTCGCGCTCGCGACCGCCGGCGCGGTCGTCGCTCTGGCCCCCACCAGCAGCGCCGCCACCGGCAGCAGCGTCTACTCCGTGGCCCCCTACGTCGACATGTCGAACAGTCAGGAGGGCCTGCTGGACACGGCCATCACCGGACACGGGCTCAAGGCGTACACCGCGGCCTTCGTGCTCGGCGAGGGCTGCAACCAGATCTGGGGCGACACCCTGCCCATTGGCGCCGACTCCTTCACCGACCCCCTGATCGCCAAGGCCAAGGCCGAGGGCGCCTCCGTCATCGTCTCCTCCGGCGGGTCGGCCGGTGAGCCGCTGGCGTGGACCTGTACCACGCAGAGCAGCATCGACGCCGGGTACCAGGCCATCATCAACGACTACGGGGTCACCCAGCTCGACTTCGACGTCGAGGGCGCCGCGATCGCCGACACCGCCTCCGTGGCCCGCCAGATGCAGGCGATGAAGGACCTCAAGGCGACCAACCCGAACCTCCGGTTCTCGATGACCCTGCCGGTGCTGGCGAGTGGCCTCACCAGCGACGGCGTCAACATCCTGGTGGCCGCCAAGAACGCCGGTATCAAGATCGACGTGGTCAACATCATGACCATGGACTACTACTCGGGCACCGGCACCGAGATGGGCCAGGGCTCGGTCGCCGCCGCCGAGGCCACGCTCGCCCAGATGCAGTCGGTCGACCCCAGCTACACCTACGCCAACCTCGGGATCACTCCGATGATCGGCAAGAACGACGACGGCTCGACGTTCACGCTGGCGGACGCCCAGACGGTGGAGCAGTTCGCCGTGCAGCACGGGGTCGGCAGGCTGGCGTTCTGGTCGATCGACCGCGACCAGCCGTGCAGCGGTACCGCCAACTCGCTGCCCACCTGCAGTGAGATCAGCCAGAACAACCTGGCCTTCACCGACGCCTTCGTGCCCTACGAGGGCAGCACCGGCGGCGGCACGACCGGCGGCGGCACCCCCACGCCCACGCCGACGCCGACTTCCACGCCGACGCCCACTCCCACGCCGACCGCGCCCGCCAGCCCCACGCCGACCCCCACGCCGACCCCCACGCCCACTCCCACCGCCACGCCCACCAGCGGTTCCGGTGGCGGTTGTGCGGCCGCGTGGAGCAGCACCGGCACCTACACGGCCGGGAACAAGGTCTCCTACAACGGCTCCAACTGGACTGCCAGCCAGTGGAACTACGACGAGGCGCCCGGCGGCTCCTCGGGCGCCTGGACCAACGACGGCGCCTGCTGA